One genomic region from Xenopus laevis strain J_2021 chromosome 2L, Xenopus_laevis_v10.1, whole genome shotgun sequence encodes:
- the LOC121399729 gene encoding protein ALP1-like — translation MPPPDENTWINIAEDNFPNCLGALGGKHIRVTMSFKNGSKYFNYKKYFSVVLLATVDANYCFTIIDVGSYGSTGDASAFRNSAMGCRLSEGALRLPLPKPLPGTAAPSMPYVFVGDDVFGLAENIMRPYPGSQRAIEKRVFNYRLSRARRMVECTFGILSNKCCVFHTSIQLEPDFVDIIIKACCVLHNFVRLRDRYNYQDTLTDDIPDIDWATVRGPTGGMRVRDQFANYFMSPDGVIPWQLN, via the coding sequence ATGCCACCCCCAGATGAAAATACATGGATTAACATTGCAGAAGACAATTTTCCTAATTGCTTGGGTGCCTTGGGTGGAAAACACATTAGAGTTACAATGTCTTTCAAAAATGGCTCAAAGTACTTTAActacaaaaaatacttttcagtTGTTCTACTGGCTACTGTTGATGCAAACTATTGCTTTACTATAATTGATGTGGGATCCTATGGAAGCACAGGTGATGCCAGTGCTTTCCGGAATTCAGCAATGGGATGCAGATTATCAGAAGGGGCACTTCGTCTACCTCTTCCTAAACCATTGCCTGGGACTGCTGCACCTTCCATGCCTTATGTTTTTGTGGGTGATGATGTCTTTGGTCTAGCAGAAAATATAATGCGGCCTTACCCAGGGTCACAAAGGGCCATAGAGAAACGTGTTTTCAATTACAGATTATCAAGAGCACGCCGCATGGTAGAATGTACTTTTGGCATTCTCTCAAACAAATGTTGTGTATTCCATACCTCTATACAACTGGAACCTGATTTTGTGGATATTATAATAAAAGCTTGTTGTGTCCTACACAATTTTGTCCGTCTTAGGGATAGGTATAACTATCAAGACACCCTGACCGATGATatcccagatattgattgggccaCTGTGAGAGGTCCTACAGGAGGAATGAGAGTCAGAGATCAGTTTGCTAATTATTTTATGTCTCCAGATGGAGTGATACCTTGGCAGTTGAACTGA